In the Spirochaeta lutea genome, one interval contains:
- a CDS encoding TrkH family potassium uptake protein yields the protein MSVFLRSEKLPLFAYFIGIIFIGSGLLSIPGAWDGDVPLSYLDALFTATSAVCVTGLITVDTASFTLFGQAVIMGLIQAGGLGILTFTTLFLLFPGNRISFRNRKLIRDYYLESVEAEPQAIIRTILLVTFGLEIVGALILYSQFDGVENRLFSAFFHAVSAFSNAGFSTFSTSLEGYARESVVLVTIAGLVIFGGLSFVVIHEVWDWAFRKRRRLSLHSKIVLLMTGGFLIAGTLAFYLMEGSRLIRQGGAGFAVANSFFLSVMPRTAGFNAIPVAGLSMESQIITVLFMFVGGAPGSIAGGVKVTTFFLILLIVFRGVDDRGQIRVGKRRLSAKSLSHANMFMLKAFFLLVAAIFSLSIFESELIAQGGTSFLEILFEAVSAFGTVGLSHGLTPYLSSGGKVVIILTMFAGRVGLVTMALRNPRRHVEHLVDYPKGEVLIG from the coding sequence GTGAGTGTTTTTCTACGATCCGAGAAATTACCCTTGTTCGCATATTTCATAGGGATTATTTTTATAGGTTCCGGACTCCTCAGTATTCCTGGAGCTTGGGATGGGGATGTACCCTTATCGTATTTGGATGCGCTCTTTACTGCGACCTCGGCGGTCTGTGTGACGGGATTAATTACGGTGGATACAGCGAGTTTTACCCTCTTTGGTCAAGCTGTTATTATGGGGCTAATTCAGGCGGGCGGACTGGGGATTTTAACCTTCACAACCTTATTCCTGCTCTTTCCAGGGAACCGGATATCCTTCCGGAACCGAAAACTCATCCGTGATTATTACCTTGAAAGTGTGGAGGCGGAACCCCAAGCCATTATTCGAACTATTTTATTGGTTACCTTCGGGCTCGAAATTGTTGGCGCCTTGATCCTTTACTCACAGTTCGATGGTGTCGAAAACCGGTTGTTTTCAGCATTCTTCCATGCAGTCTCAGCCTTTAGCAATGCAGGATTCTCAACCTTTTCTACCAGTCTGGAGGGCTATGCCAGGGAGAGTGTTGTATTGGTTACCATTGCAGGGTTGGTGATCTTCGGCGGGCTCAGTTTTGTAGTGATCCATGAGGTATGGGACTGGGCTTTTCGAAAGCGTCGACGGTTGTCCCTGCATTCTAAAATTGTTCTTCTCATGACCGGGGGGTTTCTCATTGCGGGCACACTAGCGTTTTACCTAATGGAGGGTTCTCGGCTTATAAGGCAGGGAGGGGCAGGGTTTGCTGTGGCGAATTCCTTTTTCCTTTCCGTAATGCCCCGAACGGCCGGCTTTAATGCCATTCCAGTGGCAGGATTGTCCATGGAATCTCAGATTATTACCGTACTATTCATGTTCGTTGGCGGGGCTCCGGGTTCCATAGCGGGAGGGGTTAAGGTAACTACCTTCTTCTTAATTTTATTGATTGTATTCCGGGGGGTGGATGATAGGGGGCAGATACGTGTGGGAAAACGACGGCTCTCGGCTAAATCTCTTTCCCATGCCAATATGTTTATGCTCAAAGCCTTTTTCCTTTTAGTTGCTGCTATATTTTCACTGTCGATTTTTGAAAGTGAACTCATAGCCCAGGGGGGCACATCCTTTCTGGAAATACTGTTTGAGGCGGTCTCAGCCTTTGGTACCGTCGGGTTATCCCATGGGCTGACTCCCTATCTGAGTAGTGGAGGAAAAGTTGTGATTATACTAACCATGTTCGCTGGTAGGGTTGGATTGGTAACCATGGCTTTGCGGAATCCGAGGAGACATGTTGAACACCTGGTGGATTATCCCAAAGGAGAGGTATTAATAGGATGA
- a CDS encoding quinone oxidoreductase family protein produces MKAVQIQQTGGPEVLRYLDLPEPEPAPGQVVVSHRAVGVNFIDIYHRTGLYPRQTPFIPGMEAAGVITALGQGVRDFTPGQRVAYTGVFGAYGDSNAIPADKAVPLPEEVDFDTAAALMLQGMTAHYLVHDTHPVGPGQTILLHAAAGGVGLLVIQMAKALGARVIGTVSTPEKAALARSYGADEVIIYTSRDFTEAVNELTQGQGVDAVYDSVGQSTFQGSLGCLKPRGILVSFGQSSGIIPPFDPAQLGSHGSLYLTRPSLFHYIADRPSLMNRASQVLDMAATGALSVTIGARYPLDQAAQAHRDLENRQTVGKVLLIPEEQQPIMGA; encoded by the coding sequence ATGAAAGCCGTACAGATTCAACAAACCGGCGGGCCCGAGGTACTCCGGTACCTGGACCTACCCGAACCCGAACCGGCCCCGGGCCAGGTGGTGGTTTCCCACCGGGCCGTGGGGGTTAATTTTATAGATATCTACCACCGCACGGGGCTGTATCCCCGCCAGACCCCCTTCATTCCGGGAATGGAGGCGGCAGGGGTGATCACAGCCCTGGGCCAGGGAGTACGGGATTTCACCCCGGGGCAGCGGGTGGCGTACACCGGGGTTTTTGGGGCCTATGGTGATTCCAATGCCATACCCGCGGATAAGGCCGTTCCCCTGCCCGAGGAGGTTGACTTCGACACCGCCGCAGCCCTGATGCTTCAGGGTATGACCGCCCACTACCTGGTCCACGACACCCACCCCGTGGGTCCGGGCCAAACCATTCTCCTACACGCTGCTGCCGGCGGCGTAGGGCTCTTGGTTATCCAGATGGCCAAGGCCCTGGGCGCCCGGGTTATCGGCACCGTTTCCACCCCGGAGAAGGCAGCCTTAGCACGGAGCTACGGCGCCGATGAGGTCATCATCTACACCTCCCGGGACTTCACCGAGGCGGTGAATGAGCTCACCCAGGGCCAGGGAGTGGACGCTGTCTACGATTCGGTTGGCCAGTCTACCTTCCAGGGAAGTCTAGGCTGCCTCAAGCCCAGGGGTATTCTGGTCAGTTTCGGACAGTCCAGCGGTATAATCCCCCCCTTCGATCCAGCCCAGCTTGGCAGTCACGGATCCCTGTACCTAACCCGCCCATCCCTCTTCCACTACATTGCCGACCGCCCGAGCCTGATGAACCGGGCCTCCCAGGTTCTCGACATGGCTGCCACCGGGGCACTGTCGGTTACCATCGGCGCCCGGTATCCCCTGGATCAGGCAGCCCAGGCGCATCGTGACCTGGAAAACCGGCAGACCGTGGGCAAGGTTCTCTTAATTCCCGAGGAGCAGCAGCCGATTATGGGAGCATGA
- a CDS encoding TylF/MycF/NovP-related O-methyltransferase: protein MTRILTRLAQAHLRRQDYSVVHNSQYRSDLPNWFWKHWQEVEDWTLTSPERGFGLAQAVQWIEQAGIPGDIVECGVYKGGSAMLAARILLQENPQSRRQFWLYDTFQGMPQPGAEDRTAYSGQAMVERWQEGWWQASIDLVSRGMRESGLPMDQVHLVKGDVTQTLPTTKPESIALLRLDTDWYESTKAELEILYPRLSPRGILIIDDYGHFTGARKAVDEYFAAREISPIFHRLDYTGRMVVKPEGE, encoded by the coding sequence ATGACAAGAATACTTACCCGGCTGGCCCAGGCCCATCTACGGCGTCAGGACTACTCGGTGGTTCATAATAGCCAGTACCGCAGTGATCTGCCCAACTGGTTTTGGAAACACTGGCAGGAAGTTGAAGATTGGACTCTTACAAGCCCCGAACGGGGCTTCGGCCTTGCCCAGGCAGTTCAATGGATCGAACAGGCTGGGATACCCGGCGATATCGTAGAATGCGGGGTCTATAAGGGCGGAAGCGCCATGCTGGCCGCCCGCATCCTGCTCCAGGAAAATCCCCAGAGCCGGCGTCAGTTCTGGCTCTACGACACCTTCCAGGGAATGCCCCAGCCCGGTGCCGAGGACCGCACCGCCTACTCCGGCCAAGCCATGGTGGAACGCTGGCAGGAGGGCTGGTGGCAGGCTTCCATCGACCTCGTATCCCGGGGTATGCGGGAGTCCGGCCTTCCCATGGATCAGGTCCACCTGGTAAAGGGGGATGTTACCCAAACCCTACCCACCACAAAACCGGAAAGCATCGCCCTGCTCCGCCTGGATACGGATTGGTACGAATCCACAAAAGCGGAGCTGGAAATCCTCTACCCCAGGCTTTCACCCCGGGGAATATTAATTATCGACGACTACGGCCATTTTACCGGAGCCCGAAAGGCCGTGGATGAGTACTTCGCCGCCCGGGAAATCTCTCCCATCTTTCACCGCCTGGATTATACCGGCCGGATGGTAGTGAAACCTGAGGGAGAATAA
- a CDS encoding tetratricopeptide repeat protein — MKHLNQADPAYIQAMTEYMAGNWKEAEVSFRNLHSSYPKSTFVLLNLGQIYYSLGQLDEAIDTYKTALDLDPDLGIGYYRLGVCYFRAGRLMKALEAFRRVTDSPNQSHAMASYFVGLISFFLGEDSNADEFFSAFRQVSKESMIANFFLAQIKLKHHAYQEALELLQELAAETPKFSEVHYMMAQAYYGLHQNTDAIRCLRKVLELNPGDERAKTKLTLMTDMDF; from the coding sequence ATGAAACATCTAAATCAGGCAGACCCTGCATATATCCAGGCCATGACCGAATACATGGCAGGAAACTGGAAAGAGGCAGAGGTCAGCTTCCGCAACCTTCACAGCAGCTACCCCAAGAGTACCTTCGTGCTCCTGAACCTAGGTCAGATATACTACAGTCTCGGCCAACTGGATGAGGCCATTGATACCTACAAAACCGCCCTGGACCTGGATCCGGACCTGGGAATCGGCTATTACCGCCTGGGGGTTTGCTATTTCCGGGCAGGCCGTCTCATGAAAGCCTTGGAAGCCTTCCGCCGGGTAACCGATTCCCCCAACCAAAGCCATGCCATGGCCAGCTACTTTGTGGGATTAATCTCCTTTTTTCTCGGGGAAGATTCCAACGCTGATGAGTTCTTCAGCGCTTTTCGCCAAGTCAGCAAGGAGTCTATGATCGCAAACTTCTTCCTTGCCCAGATCAAACTCAAACACCACGCCTACCAGGAGGCCCTGGAACTGCTCCAGGAACTGGCTGCCGAAACCCCCAAGTTTTCCGAGGTGCACTACATGATGGCCCAGGCCTATTACGGCCTTCACCAAAACACCGATGCCATCCGCTGTCTACGCAAGGTTCTGGAACTCAATCCCGGGGACGAGCGAGCAAAAACCAAACTAACCCTCATGACCGACATGGATTTTTAG
- a CDS encoding class II fumarate hydratase, whose product MTDKSKQPSDEALRQEQDTMGQVSVPGWAYYGAQTQRAVENFQISPYRLPRTMIKALGLIKKHAAAANSVLGLVPDDLAQAVQEAADQVIAGSLDEHFPLDIFQTGSGTSSNMNTNEVIANLANRSLGQALGSKTPVHPNDIVNRGQSSNDVFPSAVHIADRLAAEDLLSALKTLYLSLDRKADELAKVVKLGRTHLQDAVPMTLGQEFAAFAVQIDKNIGRIQNCLYNLEDLPLGGTAIGTGLNCHPDFPRLAVEGIGRETGIPFRPAANKFEGIAARDAQVELMGALNTLATSLMKIANDLRLLASGPRGALGEIVLPSLQPGSSIMPGKVNPVIPEMVIQAAAFVCGKAVSVTIAGQNSPLQLNMMNPLIAHETLTSMEVLTNTCTTLAEKAIDGLEADAQRCEDWISWSLALVTPLATRIGYDKASALAYRAYREHRKIRDILEEEAILAPEELDEILDPRSMI is encoded by the coding sequence ATGACAGATAAAAGCAAGCAACCATCAGACGAGGCCCTGCGTCAGGAACAGGACACCATGGGCCAGGTATCGGTTCCCGGCTGGGCCTACTACGGAGCCCAGACTCAGCGTGCGGTAGAGAACTTCCAGATCAGTCCCTACCGCCTTCCCCGGACCATGATAAAGGCCCTTGGCCTCATTAAAAAGCATGCCGCCGCCGCGAATTCGGTCCTAGGGCTCGTTCCCGACGATCTGGCTCAGGCGGTTCAGGAGGCGGCCGACCAGGTGATTGCAGGAAGCCTGGATGAACATTTTCCCCTGGATATCTTTCAGACCGGGTCGGGCACCAGCTCGAATATGAATACCAACGAGGTTATTGCGAACCTGGCGAACCGGAGTCTGGGACAGGCCCTGGGCAGCAAAACACCGGTACATCCCAACGACATTGTAAACCGAGGCCAGAGTTCCAACGACGTATTTCCCTCGGCGGTGCATATCGCCGACAGACTGGCGGCGGAGGATCTGCTTTCCGCATTGAAAACCCTCTATCTGAGCCTCGACCGCAAGGCCGATGAACTTGCCAAGGTGGTTAAGCTGGGCAGAACCCATCTCCAGGATGCAGTGCCTATGACCCTGGGCCAGGAATTCGCCGCCTTCGCAGTACAGATCGATAAAAACATCGGCCGCATACAAAACTGCCTGTACAACCTGGAAGACCTGCCCCTGGGCGGCACGGCCATCGGAACAGGGCTGAACTGCCATCCCGACTTTCCCCGCCTGGCAGTGGAGGGCATAGGCCGGGAGACCGGCATTCCCTTCCGCCCCGCAGCCAACAAGTTCGAGGGCATCGCCGCCCGGGACGCCCAGGTGGAGCTCATGGGGGCATTGAATACCCTGGCAACCAGCCTTATGAAGATTGCCAACGACCTGCGTCTGCTTGCTTCGGGTCCCCGGGGAGCCCTGGGCGAGATTGTACTGCCCAGTTTGCAGCCCGGAAGTTCCATCATGCCCGGCAAGGTGAATCCCGTAATCCCCGAAATGGTCATCCAGGCTGCTGCATTTGTCTGCGGTAAAGCGGTATCGGTGACCATTGCGGGCCAGAACTCCCCCCTGCAGCTGAATATGATGAATCCCTTGATTGCCCACGAAACCTTGACCAGCATGGAAGTGCTGACGAATACCTGCACCACCCTGGCGGAAAAAGCCATCGACGGCCTGGAAGCGGATGCCCAACGCTGCGAAGACTGGATCAGCTGGAGTCTCGCCCTGGTAACCCCCCTGGCAACAAGGATAGGCTACGACAAGGCCTCAGCCCTGGCATACCGGGCATACCGGGAACACCGGAAGATCCGGGATATCCTGGAGGAGGAGGCGATCCTTGCCCCCGAAGAGCTAGACGAGATTTTAGATCCCCGGAGCATGATATAA
- a CDS encoding malate dehydrogenase, translating into MARIGIIGSGNVGTNTAFFAAEKGVGDVYLYDIQEGLAKGKSLDMMEAAPIRKYRTRVQAAESLAQIHDADIVVVAAGSVRTPGMSREDLFETNLPTISELALELRHAPGVVILATEPVDLLLPEFVRISCLSPLRVLGLGGILHSTRLRYLLSRELGVAAEDVVAQVIGRDSRTMIPLYSHCSVGGIPVELLLSKDQLEKITEELRDAGDHIVELAQRSSAYYAPSAAAADLCEAIIKNTGAIHSLSHLFQGAFDISGVAMSLPCRIGRNGIEQIMAPRLSPDHEKQITQSAAELQSLAKR; encoded by the coding sequence ATGGCACGTATCGGAATTATCGGCAGCGGCAACGTGGGGACCAACACCGCATTTTTCGCCGCGGAAAAGGGCGTAGGGGATGTGTACCTCTACGACATTCAAGAGGGTCTGGCCAAGGGCAAGAGCCTGGACATGATGGAGGCAGCGCCCATTCGAAAGTACCGCACCAGGGTGCAGGCGGCGGAATCCCTTGCCCAGATTCATGACGCGGACATCGTGGTAGTGGCCGCCGGATCGGTCCGCACCCCGGGGATGAGCCGGGAGGATCTCTTCGAAACCAACCTGCCCACCATATCGGAACTGGCTCTGGAACTGCGCCATGCCCCCGGGGTGGTAATCCTAGCCACGGAACCCGTGGATCTGCTTCTACCCGAATTCGTCCGGATATCGTGCCTGAGCCCCCTGAGGGTTCTGGGACTGGGAGGAATTCTCCACTCCACCCGGCTGCGGTACCTGCTCAGCCGGGAACTGGGGGTTGCAGCTGAGGATGTGGTTGCCCAGGTAATAGGCCGGGATAGCCGGACCATGATTCCCCTCTACAGCCACTGTTCGGTGGGGGGCATTCCCGTGGAGCTGCTGCTAAGCAAAGATCAACTGGAGAAGATAACCGAGGAACTCCGGGACGCCGGAGACCATATCGTAGAGCTTGCCCAGCGGTCCAGCGCCTACTATGCGCCGTCCGCAGCGGCGGCGGACCTCTGCGAGGCAATCATTAAAAACACCGGAGCCATCCACTCCCTGAGCCACCTGTTCCAGGGGGCCTTCGATATCTCCGGTGTTGCCATGAGCCTGCCTTGCAGGATCGGCCGGAACGGCATAGAGCAGATCATGGCTCCTCGGTTGAGCCCCGACCACGAGAAACAGATTACCCAATCTGCCGCCGAGCTACAGAGTCTGGCAAAGCGGTAG
- the mdh gene encoding malate dehydrogenase — protein MSKVAIIGAGNVGATAAYCVAEQNVADIVMVDVIQGFPQSKAIDFLHASPLRGYRVRIAGANEYEAIKDAKVVIHTAGIPRKPGMDRMDLLKTNVNIAREAARNIAKYAPEAVVIAVANPLDIIAAVCLRETGFPKERIAGMAGVLDSTRFRYFIAERLNVQPQDVQAMVLGGHGDTMVPLSRYASVGGFPIGDLLDEKTITELSDRTRTGGGEIVSYLKKGSAYYAPGASAAKMAEAVLKDEKRILPASAYLEGEYGYHGIFLGVPVLLGRGGIERIYELELTPEEKSALDNSAKAVEGGVELLNSLG, from the coding sequence ATGAGTAAGGTTGCAATAATTGGAGCTGGAAACGTGGGGGCCACCGCGGCCTACTGTGTGGCTGAGCAGAACGTGGCAGATATCGTTATGGTGGATGTGATCCAGGGATTTCCCCAGTCCAAGGCCATCGACTTTCTCCATGCCTCGCCCCTCCGGGGTTATCGGGTGCGGATTGCAGGGGCTAATGAATACGAGGCCATTAAGGATGCTAAGGTGGTGATTCACACGGCGGGAATTCCCCGAAAGCCCGGGATGGACCGCATGGATCTGCTGAAAACCAACGTAAACATAGCCCGGGAAGCCGCCCGGAACATTGCCAAGTATGCTCCTGAAGCGGTGGTGATTGCCGTGGCAAACCCCCTGGACATAATCGCAGCGGTCTGCCTGCGGGAGACGGGTTTCCCCAAGGAACGCATAGCCGGTATGGCCGGGGTTCTGGACTCCACCCGGTTTCGGTACTTCATAGCCGAGCGGCTGAACGTCCAGCCCCAGGATGTCCAAGCAATGGTCCTGGGAGGCCACGGGGATACCATGGTTCCCCTAAGCCGGTACGCCTCTGTGGGAGGCTTTCCCATCGGCGATCTCCTGGATGAGAAGACGATCACCGAACTCTCAGACCGGACCCGGACAGGGGGCGGCGAGATCGTCAGTTACCTGAAAAAGGGAAGCGCCTACTACGCCCCGGGTGCCAGTGCAGCCAAGATGGCCGAAGCGGTCCTGAAGGATGAAAAGCGGATTCTCCCGGCCAGTGCCTATCTGGAGGGGGAATACGGGTACCACGGGATCTTCCTGGGAGTACCGGTTCTTCTTGGCCGGGGGGGTATCGAACGCATCTACGAACTGGAACTGACCCCCGAGGAAAAATCCGCCCTGGATAACAGCGCCAAGGCTGTAGAGGGGGGCGTGGAACTGCTGAACAGCCTGGGTTAG
- a CDS encoding ACT domain-containing protein: MSGETELTALLQGMSPVLSPRDYVFVSLPGQYGDYSSLSPLASFQESEGLTLILEAETARNAWAAGLLSLPAVPEPPEGQARRAAAQQPGEVPGPDGSAASEQREPAGLPARENPVNPATPVNHELFRAITLEVHSSLNAVGLTAAVSGALARRGISANVVAAFYHDHIFVPAGQAQEALETLGALSRGDEP, encoded by the coding sequence ATGTCCGGAGAAACGGAACTTACAGCGCTGTTACAGGGAATGTCCCCGGTGCTCAGCCCCCGGGACTATGTGTTTGTCTCGCTACCGGGGCAATACGGGGATTACAGCAGCCTGTCGCCCCTGGCAAGTTTCCAAGAGTCTGAAGGCCTGACGCTGATCCTTGAGGCCGAAACCGCCCGGAACGCCTGGGCTGCAGGACTTCTGTCTCTGCCGGCGGTACCGGAGCCGCCTGAAGGACAAGCTAGGAGGGCGGCAGCCCAACAACCCGGGGAAGTACCCGGGCCGGACGGGTCGGCAGCTTCGGAGCAGCGGGAGCCGGCCGGGCTGCCGGCACGGGAAAACCCGGTAAACCCGGCGACCCCGGTAAACCATGAGTTGTTCAGGGCGATTACCCTGGAGGTGCACTCAAGCCTGAATGCCGTCGGGCTGACGGCTGCAGTGTCCGGCGCTTTGGCGCGCCGGGGAATCAGCGCGAATGTGGTAGCGGCCTTCTACCACGACCACATTTTCGTGCCCGCCGGTCAGGCTCAGGAGGCGTTGGAAACTCTGGGGGCGTTGTCCCGGGGGGACGAGCCCTAA
- a CDS encoding SDR family oxidoreductase yields MQQITTGKTSRSGNKPAVLITGVSRKIGIGYALARTLARAGWNIGFTYYRDYDEQMPWGSRPEDVEDLIQELKGYGAAVCSQPADLADPEEPRRVIREVRDNLGPLSALVMSHCYSVDSTIQDTSLESFERHFRVNTRATWLLIREFSRLFAGTFGTGRIVAITSDHTAGNMPYGASKGAMDRIVLAAAQENRSRGITANVINPGATDTGWMTPALEQQIRRNTFLNRIGTPQDCANLVEFLCSDRGCWINGQVLYSNGGVEPGAGG; encoded by the coding sequence ATGCAGCAAATCACCACCGGAAAAACAAGTCGCTCCGGTAATAAACCCGCAGTCCTTATTACCGGTGTCAGCCGGAAGATCGGCATCGGCTACGCCCTGGCCCGGACCCTCGCCCGGGCAGGGTGGAACATCGGGTTTACCTATTACCGGGATTATGATGAGCAGATGCCCTGGGGCAGCCGCCCCGAGGATGTGGAGGATCTCATCCAGGAGTTGAAGGGCTACGGGGCAGCGGTATGTTCTCAGCCCGCGGACCTGGCTGATCCCGAAGAGCCGAGGCGGGTAATCCGGGAGGTCCGGGATAATCTTGGGCCCCTGAGTGCCTTGGTAATGTCTCACTGTTACTCTGTGGACAGCACTATTCAGGACACCAGTCTGGAGAGTTTCGAGCGCCACTTCCGGGTGAACACCCGGGCGACGTGGTTGCTGATTAGGGAATTTTCCCGGCTCTTTGCGGGGACATTCGGTACCGGGCGGATCGTGGCTATTACCAGCGACCATACCGCCGGAAATATGCCCTACGGTGCGAGTAAGGGAGCCATGGACCGGATCGTCTTAGCTGCTGCCCAAGAAAACCGGAGCAGGGGCATTACTGCTAATGTCATCAACCCCGGCGCAACCGATACCGGCTGGATGACCCCGGCCTTGGAGCAGCAAATCCGCCGTAACACATTCTTAAACCGCATCGGTACCCCCCAGGATTGCGCTAATCTGGTAGAATTTCTTTGTTCAGACCGGGGCTGTTGGATCAACGGCCAGGTGCTGTACAGTAACGGCGGGGTTGAACCAGGAGCCGGGGGATGA
- a CDS encoding DUF5946 family protein has product MTPTQTCPFCGLQSDVIQGPTHRYLVSTPGCWKVYGDVLAREYEDFRFFRLHDLTVDAYALQHPGEPSDQTIRSAVIHLTSLYAYFEEGVPAAKLSRVKQLAARFKSEFTWLDPPETLSGLNCATLLSCEDPGEYETRLIAWADFVYTRWQNHHTTARELYRRLGGV; this is encoded by the coding sequence ATGACACCCACACAAACCTGTCCGTTCTGCGGGCTGCAAAGCGATGTAATCCAGGGACCGACCCACCGCTATCTGGTTTCGACTCCGGGATGTTGGAAGGTCTACGGGGATGTGTTGGCCCGGGAATACGAGGACTTCCGGTTCTTCCGGCTTCACGACCTGACCGTAGATGCCTACGCCCTCCAGCATCCCGGCGAACCCTCGGATCAGACCATCCGCTCGGCGGTCATTCACCTAACCAGCCTCTACGCATATTTTGAGGAGGGGGTGCCGGCCGCCAAGCTCTCCCGGGTAAAGCAGCTGGCGGCACGGTTTAAATCCGAGTTTACCTGGTTGGATCCCCCGGAGACCCTATCGGGTCTGAACTGCGCTACCCTGCTTTCCTGCGAAGACCCCGGGGAGTATGAGACCCGGCTCATTGCCTGGGCGGATTTTGTTTACACCAGGTGGCAGAATCACCATACCACCGCCCGGGAACTCTACCGGAGATTGGGCGGGGTGTAG
- a CDS encoding helix-turn-helix domain-containing protein, which yields MAIIVKLDELMAKKKVSLNQLAAEVGISVTNLSLLKNGHVRGVRFNTLAAICRVLECKPGDLLDYEYEEDES from the coding sequence ATGGCTATCATCGTCAAGCTGGATGAACTAATGGCGAAAAAAAAAGTATCCCTCAATCAACTTGCCGCAGAAGTCGGGATTTCTGTCACCAACCTTTCCCTTCTTAAAAACGGGCATGTGCGGGGAGTCCGTTTTAATACCTTGGCTGCCATCTGCCGGGTACTCGAATGCAAACCCGGAGACCTGCTCGACTATGAATATGAAGAGGATGAATCATGA
- a CDS encoding serine hydrolase domain-containing protein, with protein MNIVKPSIITLLSFPVLLTGCITTQSGGITREVKAAVREAVDSGNRTGIVIGQIHRGKTSIFGYGTTAAENGRIPDGDTVFALGSVTKIFTAETLAALTRNLIVTPATTLGEIWPRVLDGNPVTLGALATHTAGLPRDLPLDLLASNREALLLELVDQAMGNSTSQASQAAPRAYSNVGMAVLGLALQTASGLDQETLTGRYITSPLGMTRSSYTGVSDSNSAQPHRDGIETTASRHATPSVAFGSGGLHSTTRDLLIFLEAHLNPAGTPMESNIWITEEGWKGHPLGWQVHGHGRGTIFYHSGDGDGYQAFIGYRRDRKAAVVLLANSSADDELQRIALHILDPSVSLPSFADIHEPVLPDRALETYTGTYRLASEGPEGNLIFIENQRGRLVYKETTSTGSLVRLSPMIHQGKHRFLVVGLPLTILFPESPEERASMQFQDTDYPLVRVD; from the coding sequence ATGAATATAGTTAAACCTAGTATTATTACCCTCCTTTCCTTCCCGGTGCTCTTAACCGGTTGTATCACAACCCAGAGCGGAGGTATTACCCGGGAGGTCAAGGCCGCTGTCCGTGAGGCTGTGGATTCCGGAAACCGAACTGGAATTGTCATCGGGCAGATCCATCGTGGTAAAACTAGCATTTTCGGATACGGCACCACCGCCGCAGAGAACGGTCGCATACCCGACGGGGATACAGTATTTGCCCTGGGCTCGGTTACCAAGATCTTCACCGCCGAAACTCTGGCCGCGTTGACCCGGAATCTGATTGTCACACCGGCCACAACCCTTGGGGAAATCTGGCCTAGGGTACTCGACGGCAACCCCGTCACCCTAGGGGCGCTGGCAACCCATACCGCGGGCCTGCCTCGAGACCTTCCCCTGGACCTTCTGGCATCAAATAGGGAGGCTCTGCTCCTGGAATTGGTAGATCAAGCTATGGGAAACAGTACCAGTCAGGCATCCCAAGCAGCCCCCCGGGCCTATTCCAATGTCGGAATGGCTGTACTCGGTCTCGCCCTGCAAACCGCGAGCGGTCTGGACCAAGAGACATTGACAGGGCGGTACATCACCTCCCCCCTGGGCATGACCCGTAGTTCCTACACCGGAGTCTCCGATAGTAATAGCGCCCAGCCCCACCGTGATGGCATCGAAACCACCGCTTCCAGACATGCTACGCCCTCTGTTGCCTTTGGCTCCGGAGGACTCCACTCCACCACCCGTGACCTCCTCATCTTCCTGGAAGCTCACTTGAACCCCGCCGGCACGCCCATGGAATCCAACATATGGATAACCGAGGAGGGTTGGAAGGGGCACCCCTTGGGGTGGCAGGTCCATGGTCATGGGCGTGGTACCATTTTCTACCATAGCGGGGATGGTGACGGATATCAGGCCTTTATCGGGTACCGAAGGGATAGGAAAGCCGCTGTGGTCTTATTGGCTAACTCCTCAGCGGATGATGAGTTACAGCGGATTGCCCTCCACATCCTCGACCCAAGCGTTTCCCTTCCCTCCTTTGCGGACATCCATGAGCCAGTCCTCCCGGACCGGGCTCTCGAAACATACACAGGAACCTATCGTCTAGCATCGGAGGGCCCCGAGGGAAACCTAATTTTCATCGAAAACCAAAGGGGCCGGCTTGTTTACAAGGAAACAACCTCCACAGGCTCCCTGGTACGCCTATCACCGATGATACACCAGGGGAAACACAGATTCCTGGTCGTAGGCCTTCCCCTTACCATCCTATTTCCAGAATCCCCAGAGGAAAGAGCCTCCATGCAATTCCAAGACACCGACTATCCCCTGGTGAGGGTGGATTAG